The BD1-7 clade bacterium genomic interval TGAAATTGACTTTGCAGAAGTGGAGTAAGAGGTAAGTCGTCATGGCAATTGTAAAACTATCTCCAACATCTCCGGGTCGTCGTCACGTTGTAAGGGTCGTTAATAAAGACCTTCACAAAGGTGCGCCGCACAAAGCATTGCTCGAAAAGAAGAGCAAGTCCGGTGGTCGTAACAATAACGGTCGCATCACTACTCGTCACATTGGTGGTGGTCACAAGCAGCACTATCGTTTGATTGATTTCAAACGTAACAAAGATGGTATTCCGGCGAAAATAGAACGCCTAGAATACGATCCGAACCGTACTGCTAACATCGCTTTGGTTCTCTACGCAGATGGCGAACGTCGCTATATTATCGCACCTAAGGGTGTGGCTGCTGGTGATTCCGTACAGTCTGGTGTTGATGCGCCGATCAAGGCAGGTAACACGCTTCCGCTGCGCAATATGCCAGTTGGTAGTGTCGTTCACTGTGTTGAGCTTAAGCCAGGTAAAGGTGCTCAGTTGGCGCGTTCGGCTGGTACATCTGCTCAGTTGGTAGCGCGTGAAGGTCAGTATGCGACTTTGCGTCTGCGTTCAGGTGAGATGCGTAAAGTGTTGGCGGAATGTCGCGCGACACTTGGTGAAGTATCAAACAGTGAGCACAGTTTGCGCTCTCTGGGTAAAGCTGGTGCAAGTCGCTGGCGCGGTGTACGCCCAACGGTTCGTGGTGTCGCGATGAACCCGGTAGATCACCCGCATGGTGGTGGTGAAGGTCGTACCTCTGGTGGTCGTCACCCTGTTTCACCTTGGGGTACGCCAACTAAAGGCTACAAAACTCGTAAGAACAAGCGTACGAACAAGCTTATCGTTCGTCGTCGCGGATCTAAGTAGAGGATTAAGACGTGCCCCGTTCATTAAAGAAAGGCCCTTTTATTGATCTTCACCTTCTCAAAAAGGTTGAAGCGGCTGTTGAAAAAAATGAAAAGCGTCCAATCAAAACTTGGTCGCGCCGTTCGGTGATTTATCCGGAGATGGTCGGTCTGACCATCGCCGTGCATAACGGTCGCCAACATGTGCCTGTCTTCGTAACAGAAGATATGGTTGGTCATAAACTCGGTGAATTTGCTGCTACACGTACCTATAAAGGTCACGTGGCAGACAAAAAAGCCAAGCGCTAAGCACTGCTAAGAGGTTAGAAAGATGGAAGTTGCTGCTAAATTGAAAGGCGCTGCTATTTCTGCACAAAAAGCACGCTTGGTAGCCGATCAAGTCCGAGGCATGAATGTTGAAGAGGCTCTTGCGCTTCTTTCATTCAGCCCGAAGAAAGCTGCGGTTCTGGTGAGAAAAG includes:
- the rplB gene encoding 50S ribosomal protein L2, whose protein sequence is MAIVKLSPTSPGRRHVVRVVNKDLHKGAPHKALLEKKSKSGGRNNNGRITTRHIGGGHKQHYRLIDFKRNKDGIPAKIERLEYDPNRTANIALVLYADGERRYIIAPKGVAAGDSVQSGVDAPIKAGNTLPLRNMPVGSVVHCVELKPGKGAQLARSAGTSAQLVAREGQYATLRLRSGEMRKVLAECRATLGEVSNSEHSLRSLGKAGASRWRGVRPTVRGVAMNPVDHPHGGGEGRTSGGRHPVSPWGTPTKGYKTRKNKRTNKLIVRRRGSK
- the rpsS gene encoding 30S ribosomal protein S19, with product MPRSLKKGPFIDLHLLKKVEAAVEKNEKRPIKTWSRRSVIYPEMVGLTIAVHNGRQHVPVFVTEDMVGHKLGEFAATRTYKGHVADKKAKR